One genomic region from Streptomyces sp. NBC_00457 encodes:
- a CDS encoding response regulator transcription factor, with amino-acid sequence MTSVLVCDDSPLAREALRRAVATVPGVERVTTAANGEEVLRRWGADRSDLILMDVRMPGLGGVETVRRLLSADPGARIIMLTVAEDLDGVALAVAAGARGYLHKDASRAELRATVTQALADPTWRLAPRRLRSAEMGAAPTLTAREIQVLEGMSHGRSNAEIGRELFLSEDTVKTHARRLFKKLGASDRAHAVALGFRWGLVR; translated from the coding sequence ATGACATCCGTCCTCGTCTGCGACGACTCCCCGCTTGCCCGAGAGGCGCTCCGCCGCGCGGTCGCGACCGTGCCCGGTGTCGAGCGCGTGACGACCGCGGCCAACGGCGAGGAAGTCCTCCGCCGCTGGGGCGCCGATCGCTCGGACCTGATTCTGATGGACGTACGCATGCCCGGTCTGGGCGGCGTCGAGACCGTCCGGCGGCTGCTGTCCGCCGACCCCGGTGCGCGCATCATCATGCTCACCGTCGCCGAGGACCTGGACGGGGTCGCTCTCGCGGTCGCCGCCGGTGCGCGGGGGTATCTGCACAAGGACGCGTCGCGTGCGGAGCTGCGGGCGACGGTGACGCAGGCGCTGGCGGATCCGACGTGGCGGCTAGCTCCGCGGCGGCTGCGGTCCGCTGAGATGGGGGCGGCGCCGACGCTCACGGCGCGTGAGATCCAGGTGCTCGAGGGTATGAGCCACGGTCGGTCCAATGCCGAGATCGGGCGCGAGCTCTTTCTCTCCGAGGACACGGTCAAGACGCATGCGCGGCGCTTGTTCAAGAAGCTCGGGGCTTCGGACCGGGCGCATGCGGTGGCGCTCGGCTTCCGGTGGGGCCTGGTTCGTTAA
- a CDS encoding sigma-70 family RNA polymerase sigma factor, which translates to MRDDEASRAQGAIGALVHRAVDGDEQATHDLLAHVHPLALRYCRTRLSRLPGDARHFVEDLAQEVCVAVLLALPRYKDTGRPFEAFVFAIAAHKVADLQRAAMRHPGSTAVPSNEMPERPDDSLGPEERALLSSDAEWAKKLLANLPENQRELLLLRIAVGLTAEETGQMLGMSPGAVRVAQHRALSRLRALAEQ; encoded by the coding sequence ATGCGCGATGACGAGGCATCCCGTGCCCAAGGGGCGATCGGAGCGCTCGTTCATCGTGCCGTCGACGGGGACGAGCAGGCGACGCATGACCTGCTCGCCCATGTTCACCCCCTGGCCCTGCGCTACTGCCGCACCCGTCTGTCCCGGCTTCCGGGCGACGCGCGGCACTTCGTGGAGGACCTGGCCCAGGAGGTCTGCGTCGCCGTCCTCCTCGCCCTCCCGCGCTACAAGGACACCGGCCGCCCCTTCGAGGCCTTCGTCTTCGCCATCGCCGCGCACAAGGTCGCGGACCTGCAGCGGGCGGCGATGCGGCACCCGGGTTCGACGGCGGTCCCGTCGAACGAGATGCCGGAGCGGCCCGACGACTCACTGGGCCCCGAAGAGCGCGCGCTGCTCAGCAGCGACGCCGAATGGGCCAAGAAACTGCTGGCCAACCTCCCGGAGAACCAGCGCGAGCTGCTGCTGCTGCGCATCGCCGTAGGCTTGACGGCGGAGGAGACGGGTCAGATGTTGGGAATGTCACCCGGTGCGGTCCGCGTGGCGCAGCACCGGGCGCTGAGCCGACTCAGGGCACTGGCAGAGCAGTGA
- a CDS encoding nucleotide sugar dehydrogenase translates to MPADLAVIGLGPYGLPLAQAAVAAGVATIGYKTGPEPGSLSPAELRRMLSGGFRPTTNPAELGRVRTAVICAPTPRGADGGLDLGQVEAAARTLAERLRPHTTVILESPVHPGTTEEFLRPLLEEGSGLRAGRDFHLAYSPSRVDPGNRDFTPANIPKVIGGLTPACTESAAAFYGRLTDKVVRARGPREAETVQLLETNFRHVNIALVNEMAVLCYDLGVDLWDVIRCAETKPFGFQTFRPGPGVGGHSVPQDLTGRAGRTLRMVELAQQVNNQMPRYVIQRAAKLLNEHGMSARGARVLLLGVTYKPDLADQQSTPAQEIAIRLMELGASISYHDPYIPSWNILDRPVPRADSLYEAAAEADLTILLQQHRTYDLQGLSVKAQLLLDTRGATPTGAAHRL, encoded by the coding sequence ATGCCCGCAGATCTCGCCGTCATCGGTCTCGGCCCGTACGGCCTGCCGCTGGCCCAGGCCGCCGTCGCCGCCGGCGTCGCCACGATCGGGTACAAGACGGGGCCCGAGCCCGGCTCCCTCAGCCCCGCCGAACTGCGCCGGATGCTCTCGGGGGGCTTCCGGCCGACCACCAACCCGGCGGAGCTGGGCCGGGTGCGCACCGCCGTCATCTGCGCCCCGACCCCCCGGGGCGCGGACGGCGGCCTCGACCTCGGCCAGGTGGAGGCCGCCGCGCGCACCCTGGCCGAGCGGCTGCGCCCGCACACCACGGTGATCCTCGAATCCCCCGTACACCCGGGCACCACCGAGGAGTTCCTCCGCCCGCTCCTCGAAGAGGGCTCAGGACTGCGCGCGGGCCGCGACTTCCACCTCGCCTACTCCCCCAGCCGCGTCGACCCCGGCAACCGCGACTTCACCCCGGCCAACATCCCCAAGGTGATCGGCGGCCTCACCCCCGCCTGCACCGAGTCGGCCGCCGCCTTCTACGGCCGCCTCACCGACAAGGTGGTACGCGCGCGTGGACCCCGCGAAGCCGAAACCGTGCAGCTCCTGGAGACCAACTTCCGGCACGTCAACATCGCCCTCGTCAACGAAATGGCCGTCCTCTGCTATGACTTGGGCGTCGACCTCTGGGACGTCATCCGCTGCGCCGAGACCAAGCCCTTCGGCTTCCAGACCTTCCGCCCCGGCCCCGGCGTCGGCGGCCACTCCGTCCCCCAGGACCTCACCGGCCGCGCCGGCCGCACCCTGCGCATGGTCGAACTCGCCCAGCAGGTCAACAACCAGATGCCCCGCTACGTCATCCAGCGCGCCGCCAAGCTCCTCAACGAGCACGGCATGTCCGCCCGCGGCGCCCGCGTCCTCCTCCTCGGCGTCACCTACAAGCCCGACCTCGCCGACCAACAGTCCACCCCCGCCCAGGAGATCGCCATCCGCCTGATGGAACTCGGCGCCTCCATCAGCTACCACGACCCGTACATCCCGTCCTGGAACATCCTCGACCGCCCGGTCCCCCGCGCGGACTCCCTGTACGAGGCCGCCGCGGAGGCCGACCTGACGATCCTGCTCCAGCAGCATCGGACGTATGACCTTCAGGGGCTGTCGGTGAAGGCACAGCTGCTGCTGGATACGCGGGGGGCTACGCCTACGGGGGCGGCGCATCGGTTGTGA
- a CDS encoding WhiB family transcriptional regulator, with amino-acid sequence MADFSRLPGPNADLWDWQLLAACRGVDSSLFFHPEGERGAARSARENSAKEVCMRCPVRAQCAAHALAVREPYGVWGGLTEDEREELMGRARNRLVSASPAGEHASSS; translated from the coding sequence ATGGCAGATTTCTCCCGCCTTCCCGGACCGAACGCGGACCTGTGGGACTGGCAGTTGCTCGCTGCCTGTCGCGGGGTGGACAGCTCGCTCTTCTTTCATCCGGAGGGCGAGCGGGGTGCGGCGCGGAGTGCTCGTGAGAACTCGGCCAAGGAGGTCTGCATGAGGTGCCCGGTCCGCGCGCAGTGCGCGGCGCACGCGCTGGCGGTGCGCGAGCCGTACGGCGTCTGGGGCGGCCTGACCGAGGACGAGCGCGAAGAGCTCATGGGGCGGGCGCGCAATCGGCTGGTGTCGGCATCACCGGCCGGCGAACATGCCTCGTCCAGTTGA
- a CDS encoding GuaB3 family IMP dehydrogenase-related protein produces the protein MTEIEIGRGKRGRRAYAFDDIAVVPSRRTRDPKEVSITWQIDAYRFELPFLAAPMDSVVSPASAIRIGELGGLGVLNLEGLWTRYDDPQPLLDEIVGLPVEAATRRLQEIYAAPIKEELIGRRIKEVRDSGVVTAAALSPQRTAQFSKAVVDAGVDIFVIRGTTVSAEHVSGSHEPLNLKQFIYELDVPVIVGGCATYTAALHLMRTGAAGVLVGFGGGAAHTTRNVLGIQVPMATAVADVAAARRDYMDESGGRYVHVIADGGVGWSGDLPKAVACGADAVMMGSPLARASDAPGQGHHWGMEAVNEELPRGKKVDLGTVGTIEEVLTGPSHTPDGSMNFFGALRRAMATTGYSELKEFQRVEVTVADSQHKR, from the coding sequence GTGACTGAGATCGAGATCGGGCGCGGCAAGCGCGGCCGCAGGGCGTACGCCTTCGACGACATCGCCGTCGTCCCCAGCCGTCGTACGCGCGACCCGAAGGAGGTCTCGATCACCTGGCAGATCGACGCCTACCGTTTCGAGCTGCCCTTCCTGGCCGCCCCCATGGACTCGGTCGTCTCCCCGGCCAGCGCGATCCGCATCGGCGAGCTCGGCGGCCTCGGCGTGCTGAACCTCGAAGGCCTGTGGACGCGGTACGACGACCCGCAGCCGCTGCTCGACGAGATCGTCGGCCTCCCCGTCGAGGCGGCCACCCGCCGCCTCCAGGAGATCTACGCCGCTCCGATCAAGGAGGAGCTGATCGGCCGGCGCATCAAGGAGGTGCGCGACTCGGGCGTGGTCACCGCTGCCGCGCTCTCCCCGCAGCGCACGGCCCAGTTCTCCAAGGCCGTCGTGGACGCGGGCGTGGACATCTTCGTCATCCGCGGCACGACCGTCTCGGCGGAGCACGTCTCCGGTTCGCACGAGCCGCTCAACCTGAAGCAGTTCATCTACGAACTCGACGTCCCGGTGATCGTCGGCGGCTGCGCGACGTACACCGCGGCCCTGCACCTGATGCGTACCGGCGCGGCGGGCGTCCTCGTCGGCTTCGGCGGCGGCGCGGCGCACACCACGCGCAATGTGCTGGGCATCCAGGTGCCCATGGCGACTGCTGTCGCGGATGTGGCGGCGGCGCGGCGTGACTACATGGACGAGTCCGGTGGGCGGTACGTCCACGTGATCGCGGACGGCGGCGTCGGCTGGTCCGGCGACCTCCCCAAGGCGGTCGCCTGCGGTGCGGACGCGGTGATGATGGGCTCCCCGCTCGCGCGTGCCTCGGACGCGCCGGGTCAGGGGCACCACTGGGGCATGGAGGCGGTCAACGAGGAACTGCCGCGCGGTAAGAAGGTCGACCTCGGGACTGTCGGCACGATCGAGGAGGTGCTGACGGGTCCGTCGCACACTCCCGACGGCTCCATGAACTTCTTCGGTGCGCTGCGGCGGGCGATGGCCACGACCGGGTACAGCGAGCTGAAGGAGTTCCAGCGGGTCGAGGTGACGGTGGCTGACTCGCAGCACAAGCGGTAG
- the guaB gene encoding IMP dehydrogenase encodes MTANVDGVPGKFATLGLTYDDVLLLPGASEVLPGAVDTSSRISRNVRVNIPLLSAAMDKVTESRMAIAMARLGGVGVLHRNLSVEDQVNQVDLVKRSESGMVTDPITVNPEATLAEADALCAKFRISGVPVTDPAGKLLGIVTNRDMAFESDRSRQVREVMTPMPLVTGKVGISGVDAMELLRRHKIEKLPLVDDAGVLKGLITVKDFVKAEKYPNAAKDGEGRLLVGAAVGASPEALERAQALAAAGVDFLVVDTSHGHNSNALSWMSKIKSNVSVDVIGGNVATRDGAQALIDAGVDGIKVGVGPGSICTTRVVAGIGVPQVTAIYEASLAARPAGIPLIGDGGLQYSGDIGKALAAGADTVMLGSLLAGCEESPGELQFINGKQFKSYRGMGSLGAMQSRGQGKSYSKDRYFQAEVSADDKLVPEGIEGQVPFRGPLSSVLHQLVGGLRQTMGYVGAATIEEMEAKGRFVRITSAGLKESHPHDIQMTVEAPNYSRSK; translated from the coding sequence ATGACTGCGAACGTCGACGGAGTGCCCGGTAAATTCGCGACACTCGGGCTGACCTACGACGACGTGCTGCTGCTGCCGGGCGCATCCGAGGTGCTGCCGGGCGCGGTCGACACCTCGTCCCGCATCTCCCGCAACGTCCGGGTCAACATCCCGCTGCTCTCGGCGGCGATGGACAAGGTGACCGAGTCCCGCATGGCGATCGCGATGGCCCGCCTCGGCGGCGTCGGAGTGCTGCACCGCAACCTCTCCGTCGAGGACCAGGTCAACCAGGTGGACCTGGTCAAGCGGTCCGAGTCCGGCATGGTCACCGACCCGATCACGGTGAACCCGGAGGCGACGCTCGCCGAGGCGGACGCCCTGTGCGCCAAGTTCCGCATCAGCGGTGTCCCCGTCACCGACCCGGCCGGCAAGCTGCTCGGCATCGTCACCAACCGCGACATGGCCTTCGAGTCCGACCGCAGCCGGCAGGTGCGCGAGGTCATGACGCCGATGCCGCTGGTCACCGGCAAGGTCGGCATCTCCGGCGTGGACGCCATGGAGCTGCTGCGCCGCCACAAGATCGAGAAGCTTCCGCTGGTCGACGACGCGGGCGTGCTCAAGGGCCTCATCACGGTCAAGGACTTCGTAAAGGCCGAGAAGTACCCGAACGCCGCCAAGGACGGCGAGGGCCGGCTGCTCGTCGGTGCCGCCGTGGGCGCCAGCCCCGAGGCCCTGGAGCGCGCCCAGGCGCTCGCCGCGGCCGGGGTGGACTTCCTGGTCGTCGACACCTCGCACGGCCACAACAGCAACGCCCTCAGCTGGATGTCGAAGATCAAGTCGAACGTGTCCGTCGACGTGATCGGCGGCAACGTCGCCACCCGTGACGGCGCCCAGGCGCTGATCGACGCCGGTGTCGACGGCATCAAGGTGGGCGTGGGCCCCGGCTCCATCTGTACGACCCGCGTGGTCGCCGGCATCGGCGTCCCGCAGGTCACCGCCATCTACGAGGCCTCCCTCGCCGCCCGCCCGGCGGGTATCCCGCTGATCGGCGACGGCGGCCTGCAGTACTCCGGCGACATCGGCAAGGCGCTCGCCGCCGGTGCCGACACGGTGATGCTGGGCAGCCTGCTCGCGGGGTGCGAGGAGTCGCCCGGTGAGCTGCAGTTCATCAACGGCAAGCAGTTCAAGTCGTACCGCGGTATGGGCTCGCTCGGTGCCATGCAGTCCCGGGGCCAGGGCAAGTCGTACTCGAAGGACCGTTACTTCCAGGCCGAGGTCTCGGCCGACGACAAGCTGGTGCCCGAGGGCATCGAGGGCCAGGTGCCCTTCCGCGGCCCGCTGTCCAGCGTCCTGCACCAGCTCGTCGGCGGGCTGCGCCAGACCATGGGCTATGTGGGCGCCGCCACCATCGAGGAGATGGAGGCCAAGGGCCGCTTCGTGCGGATCACCTCCGCGGGCCTCAAGGAGAGCCACCCGCACGACATCCAGATGACGGTCGAGGCGCCGAACTACAGCCGCAGCAAGTGA
- a CDS encoding LysR family transcriptional regulator, protein MIEARHLRVLRAVATTGSFSAAGRELGCTQPAVSQQMKALEASVGTPLLIRTGREMRLTQAGEALVRHASGILAGLTAAEEEVAAIAGLRAGRVRLVSFPSGSSTLVPTALAALRAAHPGTRVSLEEAEPPRSVEMLREGDCDIALAFRYEGAAGAEEWDDLVVRPLLRDRLVALVPERHRLGRADSVAIGELAAEPWIAGCPRCRGQLVEVCEGAGFTPRIDFATDDYPAVVGLVAAGLGVAVLPQLAIESVRPRGARTVTLEPAVRREIVALTLPDLAQVPAVAATLEQLARAATR, encoded by the coding sequence GTGATCGAGGCCCGTCATCTCCGTGTCCTGCGCGCCGTGGCCACCACCGGTTCCTTCTCGGCGGCGGGCCGTGAACTGGGCTGCACCCAGCCCGCCGTCAGCCAGCAGATGAAGGCCCTGGAGGCGTCGGTCGGCACCCCCCTGCTGATCCGCACCGGCCGCGAGATGCGGCTGACGCAAGCCGGCGAGGCCCTCGTGCGGCACGCCTCCGGCATCCTCGCCGGGCTCACCGCCGCCGAGGAGGAGGTCGCCGCGATCGCGGGCCTGCGCGCGGGCCGCGTCCGCCTGGTCTCCTTCCCCAGCGGCAGCTCCACCCTCGTCCCCACCGCCCTCGCCGCCCTGCGCGCCGCCCACCCCGGCACCCGCGTCTCCCTGGAGGAGGCCGAACCGCCGCGCTCCGTCGAGATGCTGCGCGAGGGCGACTGCGACATCGCCCTCGCCTTCCGCTACGAGGGAGCGGCGGGCGCCGAGGAGTGGGACGACCTCGTCGTACGACCGCTGCTGCGCGACCGTCTCGTCGCGCTGGTGCCGGAACGCCACCGGCTCGGCCGCGCGGACTCCGTCGCCATCGGCGAACTCGCCGCCGAGCCCTGGATCGCGGGCTGCCCGCGCTGCCGCGGCCAGTTGGTCGAGGTCTGCGAGGGCGCGGGCTTCACTCCCCGCATCGACTTCGCGACCGACGACTACCCCGCGGTCGTCGGCCTGGTGGCCGCGGGCCTGGGCGTCGCCGTCCTGCCCCAGCTCGCCATCGAGTCCGTACGGCCACGGGGCGCGCGCACGGTGACGCTGGAACCGGCGGTACGGCGGGAGATCGTCGCGCTCACGCTGCCCGACCTGGCGCAGGTGCCCGCCGTGGCGGCGACGCTGGAGCAACTGGCGCGGGCGGCCACAAGGTAG